The following coding sequences are from one Bacteroidales bacterium WCE2008 window:
- a CDS encoding 3-oxoacyl-[acyl-carrier-protein] synthase-1, which yields MQIKRVVITGMGIYSCLGQTLEEVQDALYKGKSGIILDPERKVLGFRSGLTGFVPLPDLKQELPRNQRIYMPEPAQYAYCATRDALKSAGLDQDWLDSHEVGLLYGNDSTADAVYKSISKIVEKKDTMLCGSGAIFQSMNSTVTMNLGVIFHLKGINLTVSGACASGSHAIGLGAMLIQNGLQDVVVCGGAQEVNPAATGSFDGISAFSVREDEPAKASRPFDRDRDGLIPSGGAATVVLESYESAVKRGAPILAEVIGYGFSSNGEHISTPNVDGPARSLEFAIRRSGIDIDSIGYVNAHATSTRVGDANEARALYKVFGDRKIEITSTKGQTGHEMWMAGASEVIYSILMMKNDFIAGNLNFENPDEDSARLLIPAETIQKHFDVFLSNSFGFGGTNSSLIIRNV from the coding sequence ATGCAGATCAAACGTGTCGTCATAACCGGCATGGGAATATATTCCTGTCTCGGTCAGACGCTTGAAGAAGTACAAGACGCCTTATACAAAGGCAAGTCAGGAATCATATTGGATCCGGAACGGAAAGTGCTCGGCTTCCGTTCCGGACTTACTGGGTTTGTCCCGCTGCCTGATCTGAAGCAGGAACTCCCCAGGAACCAGCGCATATATATGCCCGAACCTGCTCAATATGCATATTGCGCAACAAGGGACGCCCTGAAATCGGCCGGACTTGATCAGGACTGGCTGGATTCCCATGAAGTCGGCCTGCTCTACGGCAACGACAGCACGGCCGACGCAGTATATAAGTCGATCTCGAAGATCGTAGAGAAGAAGGATACCATGCTCTGCGGATCCGGAGCTATATTCCAGTCCATGAACTCAACGGTGACCATGAATCTCGGCGTCATTTTCCACCTTAAAGGCATCAATCTCACGGTGTCAGGGGCATGCGCCAGCGGATCCCATGCAATCGGTCTGGGAGCCATGCTGATTCAGAACGGGCTTCAGGATGTCGTTGTCTGCGGAGGCGCCCAGGAGGTCAATCCTGCAGCTACAGGCTCATTCGACGGCATTTCCGCCTTCTCTGTCAGGGAAGACGAGCCTGCAAAGGCCAGCCGTCCTTTCGACCGCGACCGCGACGGACTTATCCCGAGCGGTGGTGCTGCGACAGTCGTGCTCGAGAGCTACGAGTCGGCTGTCAAGAGAGGCGCGCCTATCCTCGCGGAAGTGATCGGATATGGATTCTCGTCCAACGGAGAGCATATCTCGACTCCTAATGTCGACGGACCGGCCAGATCCCTGGAATTCGCGATACGCCGCTCCGGGATTGACATAGACAGTATCGGCTATGTCAATGCACATGCAACCTCGACCCGCGTAGGCGACGCCAATGAGGCAAGGGCTTTATATAAAGTCTTCGGAGACAGGAAGATAGAGATTACCAGCACCAAGGGACAGACCGGACACGAGATGTGGATGGCCGGAGCCAGCGAGGTGATCTACTCAATTCTGATGATGAAGAACGACTTCATCGCCGGAAACCTCAATTTCGAGAATCCTGACGAGGACTCGGCGCGTCTGCTGATCCCGGCCGAGACCATACAGAAGCATTTCGACGTATTCCTCTCGAACTCCTTCGGATTCGGAGGGACCAACTCTTCGCTCATTATCAGGAATGTCTGA
- a CDS encoding all-trans-retinol 13,14-reductase, translating to MSDVIIIGAGLGGLICGAILSREGKTVTVLEQGTAIGGAMQSFSRGRFSFTPGLHYVGSVSSDDLLGRLLDYSGLDGLPWDRTDICEEVVIDGESFMIPVGYDAFKEYLERRFPGEKAGIESYVARIREITGRLETDSIPEAFGQSAGAFLEDTFKDPLIVKVLTGAVLRMDNDLSSLSLYEYARITDSFIRGTYRLAGAPALITGRLAGIIRENGGSIFTGKRVSRIAGSSVFCSDGSEYEAGTIVSDIHPAATVALCEDMRPSYVRRISSLKDSYGVFTVFIGLKPGTVRYVNHSISIDREISIHMGVPRSGEFADTVEIMAPVENCPCERDGDYRDWKEKNTERCLSIAESRIPGLREGIEMVFSSSPLTWKQFTGCAGAFGIRKDWKSPLVTVLSPRTPKANLFLTGQSVGLHGMLGVAMSALRTSGTILGKDLYSYI from the coding sequence ATGTCTGATGTCATAATCATCGGAGCGGGCTTGGGCGGCCTTATCTGCGGGGCAATCCTGTCCCGCGAAGGGAAGACCGTCACCGTACTCGAGCAGGGGACTGCAATCGGCGGAGCCATGCAGTCTTTCTCCAGAGGACGGTTCAGCTTCACTCCGGGATTACACTATGTCGGATCGGTCAGCAGCGACGACCTGCTCGGCCGACTGCTGGACTATAGCGGCCTGGACGGGCTGCCATGGGACCGGACCGATATCTGCGAAGAAGTCGTGATAGACGGGGAATCATTCATGATCCCGGTCGGATATGATGCATTCAAGGAGTATTTGGAAAGACGTTTCCCCGGGGAGAAAGCGGGCATAGAATCTTATGTCGCCAGAATTCGGGAAATAACCGGAAGGCTGGAGACTGACAGCATCCCTGAAGCCTTCGGTCAGTCAGCCGGAGCTTTCCTTGAAGACACGTTCAAGGATCCTCTGATCGTCAAAGTGCTTACCGGTGCGGTGCTGCGTATGGATAATGACCTTTCGTCGCTCTCGCTGTATGAGTACGCAAGGATTACCGATTCCTTCATCAGGGGGACGTACAGGCTCGCAGGGGCCCCGGCGCTTATAACCGGCAGGCTTGCCGGAATAATCAGGGAGAACGGCGGCTCTATCTTTACGGGAAAGAGAGTCAGCCGGATTGCCGGCAGCTCAGTCTTCTGCAGCGACGGCAGTGAATATGAGGCCGGGACCATAGTCTCTGATATCCATCCCGCCGCTACAGTCGCTCTCTGCGAAGATATGAGACCGTCGTATGTCAGAAGGATATCGTCGCTGAAGGACAGCTACGGGGTATTTACGGTCTTTATCGGCCTGAAGCCTGGAACAGTGCGATATGTCAATCACAGCATTTCGATAGACCGGGAAATCTCCATCCATATGGGCGTTCCGAGGTCCGGAGAATTCGCCGATACCGTCGAGATAATGGCACCTGTGGAGAACTGTCCGTGCGAAAGGGACGGCGACTACAGGGATTGGAAAGAAAAGAATACTGAGAGATGTCTCTCCATTGCGGAATCCAGGATTCCCGGACTGAGGGAGGGCATTGAAATGGTCTTCTCGTCGTCTCCGCTTACATGGAAGCAGTTTACCGGATGCGCCGGGGCTTTCGGAATCAGGAAGGACTGGAAGTCTCCTTTGGTTACGGTACTCAGCCCGAGGACGCCGAAAGCGAACCTTTTCCTTACGGGACAGAGCGTAGGCCTGCACGGGATGCTCGGTGTGGCGATGTCCGCGTTGAGAACGTCCGGAACCATACTTGGAAAAGATTTATATAGTTATATATAA